In the Flavobacteriales bacterium genome, one interval contains:
- a CDS encoding anhydro-N-acetylmuramic acid kinase, whose amino-acid sequence MVTYHVIGLMSGTSLDGVDLAFCSFSKEGDDWQYEIIEAKTYSYTQKWQDILINAQELPERILRDVDLELGAYYAQLIENFVNEFQLVPDFISSHGHTALHRPEKKVTLQLGNGEVISRELRLAVINDFRKRDVELGGQGAPLVPIGDRLLFSEYDLCLNLGGFSNISYESKGKRIAYDICPVNMALNDVARITGEDYDKDGHMARTGDVHERLLAQLNSLEYYKRPGPKSLGREWYISEFKKKSESRRLPPVDLLATLVEHMAMQIGNTLNSLSVKNVLLTGGGAYNDFLIERLVQHCNADITRPDDMLINYKEALIFGFLGVLRIRNENNVLASVTGAPRDHCSGIIHRP is encoded by the coding sequence ATGGTCACTTACCATGTGATAGGATTGATGAGCGGCACCTCCTTGGACGGGGTGGATCTTGCATTCTGCTCCTTCAGCAAAGAAGGAGACGATTGGCAGTATGAGATCATTGAGGCCAAGACCTACTCATACACACAGAAATGGCAGGACATCCTCATCAATGCCCAAGAACTTCCTGAACGGATACTCAGAGATGTGGATCTCGAGCTGGGAGCCTACTACGCTCAATTGATAGAGAACTTCGTCAATGAATTCCAGCTGGTACCGGATTTCATCTCATCGCACGGACATACGGCCCTACACCGTCCAGAAAAGAAGGTGACACTTCAGCTGGGCAATGGGGAGGTGATCAGTAGGGAACTGAGACTGGCCGTGATCAATGATTTCCGAAAAAGGGACGTAGAACTCGGTGGTCAAGGTGCTCCCTTGGTCCCGATAGGCGATCGTCTACTTTTCAGTGAGTATGACCTTTGTCTCAATCTAGGCGGGTTCAGCAATATCTCCTACGAATCGAAGGGGAAGCGAATAGCGTATGACATATGCCCGGTAAATATGGCCCTCAACGATGTAGCGCGCATCACCGGAGAAGACTATGATAAGGATGGTCACATGGCCCGCACAGGCGATGTCCATGAGCGCCTGCTCGCCCAATTGAACAGTCTGGAATACTACAAGCGACCTGGACCTAAATCCCTAGGACGTGAATGGTATATCAGTGAATTCAAGAAAAAGAGCGAAAGCAGACGCTTGCCTCCAGTAGACCTATTGGCCACACTGGTAGAACACATGGCCATGCAGATCGGCAATACTCTGAATTCACTGTCAGTGAAGAATGTACTTCTCACAGGGGGTGGTGCGTACAATGACTTCTTGATCGAACGCTTGGTCCAGCATTGTAATGCGGATATCACGCGACCAGATGACATGCTCATCAACTATAAGGAGGCACTGATCTTTGGTTTTCTAGGTGTGCTTCGCATCCGAAATGAGAACAATGTGCTTGCTTCTGTCACCGGAGCTCCGCGCGATCACTGCAGTGGAATCATACATCGACCATGA
- the nhaD gene encoding sodium:proton antiporter NhaD, giving the protein MTSLILLIFLVGYLAITLEHNLRIDKLIPALGMMAIIWALIAVGIDGFDTWFDSAKHALITNFSEFGHDEKMHLMEETLLHHLGKTSEILVFLLGAMTIVEIIDYFDGFQTIKSFIRTKSKRRILWIFSFLAFILSAIIDNLTATIVLISILQKIVPAREDRLWFAGIIVIAANAGGAWSPIGDVTTTMLWIGDKVTTGMLITYLLIPSLVCMLIPSLIASFLPAFKGELEMIDEPEVKIGKHSSTMLYLGLGAIIFVPIFKTTTHLPPYVGMMLSLAVVAVFAEIYSRSKFDLSNVDHRESDAAAHHSPVHHSLSRIEMPSILFFLGILLAVAGLESLGELYGFAIWLQDTMPALGTEYGSNISDLVVLLLGAGSAVIDNVPLVAASLGMFSEPTDNPLWHFIAYAAGTGGSMLIIGSAAGVVAMGMERIDFFWYLRKIAWLALIGFLAGAVCFILMRAMIA; this is encoded by the coding sequence ATGACCTCACTTATCCTTCTCATCTTCTTGGTCGGCTACCTCGCCATCACGTTGGAGCATAACCTCCGTATTGACAAACTGATTCCTGCACTGGGCATGATGGCCATCATCTGGGCCCTCATCGCAGTAGGCATCGATGGATTCGACACCTGGTTCGACTCAGCAAAACATGCGCTGATCACCAATTTCAGTGAATTCGGCCACGATGAGAAGATGCACCTCATGGAAGAGACCCTGCTTCACCATCTGGGTAAGACCTCTGAGATTCTTGTCTTCCTCCTAGGTGCGATGACCATCGTGGAGATCATCGACTATTTCGATGGATTCCAGACCATCAAGAGTTTCATCCGTACGAAGAGCAAGCGTAGGATCCTTTGGATATTCTCCTTCCTGGCCTTTATCCTCTCGGCCATCATCGATAATCTCACGGCCACTATCGTACTGATCTCCATTCTCCAGAAGATCGTCCCTGCTCGGGAAGACCGACTCTGGTTTGCGGGGATCATCGTTATCGCAGCCAATGCAGGTGGAGCTTGGTCACCTATCGGGGATGTAACCACAACCATGCTTTGGATAGGAGATAAGGTGACCACCGGTATGCTCATCACCTACCTGCTCATTCCATCCTTGGTCTGTATGCTGATTCCTTCGCTTATCGCTTCTTTTCTTCCCGCTTTCAAGGGGGAACTGGAAATGATCGATGAGCCCGAAGTGAAGATCGGGAAGCATAGTTCTACCATGCTCTATCTCGGTCTGGGGGCTATCATATTCGTCCCCATCTTCAAGACGACCACCCACCTTCCACCCTATGTGGGCATGATGCTCTCCTTGGCCGTAGTAGCCGTGTTTGCTGAGATCTACAGCCGCTCTAAATTCGATCTGAGCAATGTGGATCATAGGGAGAGCGATGCAGCCGCACATCACAGTCCGGTTCACCACTCTCTCTCTCGCATCGAGATGCCGAGTATCCTATTCTTCTTAGGAATCCTTCTCGCAGTAGCAGGTCTGGAATCACTCGGAGAACTCTATGGATTTGCCATTTGGCTTCAGGACACCATGCCTGCCCTTGGCACCGAGTACGGGAGTAACATCTCCGATTTGGTGGTCCTCCTACTAGGAGCCGGTTCTGCGGTGATCGACAATGTACCTCTGGTGGCGGCCAGTTTAGGCATGTTCTCGGAACCCACCGATAATCCCCTGTGGCACTTCATCGCCTATGCTGCAGGTACTGGAGGCAGCATGCTCATCATAGGTTCGGCCGCTGGAGTAGTGGCCATGGGAATGGAGCGCATCGATTTCTTCTGGTACCTGCGTAAGATCGCATGGCTGGCCTTGATCGGATTCTTGGCCGGGGCCGTCTGCTTCATCCTTATGCGGGCAATGATCGCATAG
- a CDS encoding MotA/TolQ/ExbB proton channel family protein, whose protein sequence is MELLFLLQMNVASDTLATAAETMNEMADEETISVWQMIKDGGWYIMGPLALMSIIAIYIFVERMLAISRAGKVEKDFMNRIKDYIHDGRIDSAKDLCRQADTPVSHMIHKGITKIGRPIKEISDSIENVGKLEIGRMEKGLSTLATVAGAAPMVGFLGTVIGMIQTFHQMKISANGVEITQLSGGIMQAMVTTVGGLIIGIIAYIAYNILVTRMNKVIHGLEASSIEFLDVLDAPAK, encoded by the coding sequence ATGGAACTGTTATTCCTATTACAGATGAATGTGGCCAGCGATACACTCGCAACTGCCGCAGAGACTATGAATGAAATGGCCGATGAGGAGACCATCTCCGTCTGGCAGATGATCAAAGATGGAGGATGGTATATCATGGGGCCCCTGGCCCTGATGTCCATCATTGCCATCTACATCTTCGTAGAACGCATGCTCGCCATCAGTCGTGCCGGTAAGGTGGAGAAGGATTTCATGAACCGGATAAAGGATTACATCCATGATGGACGTATCGATTCGGCCAAGGACCTCTGCCGCCAAGCAGATACCCCCGTCAGTCATATGATCCACAAGGGCATCACCAAGATCGGTCGTCCTATCAAGGAGATATCAGATAGCATTGAGAATGTGGGTAAACTGGAGATCGGCCGTATGGAAAAAGGGCTCTCCACTCTCGCCACAGTAGCCGGTGCGGCCCCGATGGTCGGTTTCCTGGGTACAGTTATAGGAATGATACAGACCTTCCACCAGATGAAGATCAGTGCCAATGGGGTGGAGATCACCCAACTCTCCGGAGGTATCATGCAGGCCATGGTGACCACCGTGGGCGGATTGATCATCGGCATCATCGCTTATATCGCCTACAATATCCTAGTGACTCGAATGAACAAGGTAATTCACGGACTGGAAGCTTCAAGCATCGAATTCCTCGATGTCCTGGATGCTCCTGCTAAATAG
- a CDS encoding amino acid dehydrogenase translates to MKELLKQFENKEPEIVFKWSDPETEAEGWVVINSLRGGAAGGGTRMRVGLDQREVESLAKTMEVKFTVSGPAIGGAKSGINFDPSDPRKRGVLERWYNAVSPLLRSYYGTGGDLNVDEVHEVIPITEDCGVWHPQEGVFTGHFKPNEAQKIRRIGALRLGVKKVVEHDQFSPDVGRKYVVADLITGYGVAESVRHFYSIYGGDLKDKRVIVQGWGNVGSAAAYYLSQSGASIVGIIDRAGGLIRPDGLSFEEVKTLFLKKDGNKLNSPDILSFQEVNEKIWDMDAEVFLPCASSRLVSEEQMDRLTAGALEVVSCGANVPFADAEIFYGPIAEKVDRSVSLIPDFISNCGMARVFAYLMGGEAEIDDEEIFNDTSHTIRQALQECHSVHSERMHLTETAFGIALNKLV, encoded by the coding sequence ATGAAAGAACTCCTCAAGCAATTCGAGAACAAGGAACCCGAGATCGTATTCAAATGGAGCGATCCCGAAACAGAAGCAGAAGGCTGGGTAGTGATCAATTCCTTGAGAGGAGGCGCAGCCGGAGGAGGCACCCGCATGCGTGTAGGCCTGGATCAACGCGAGGTGGAATCCTTGGCCAAGACAATGGAAGTGAAATTCACCGTTTCCGGCCCGGCCATAGGTGGAGCCAAGAGCGGAATCAACTTCGACCCGTCCGATCCACGCAAGCGAGGTGTACTGGAACGCTGGTATAACGCGGTCTCACCTCTGCTCAGGAGCTATTACGGCACCGGTGGTGACCTGAATGTGGACGAAGTCCATGAGGTCATTCCCATCACAGAGGATTGTGGTGTTTGGCATCCCCAAGAAGGCGTTTTCACAGGTCACTTCAAACCCAATGAGGCCCAAAAGATCAGGCGCATAGGTGCCCTGAGACTTGGAGTGAAGAAGGTGGTGGAGCATGACCAATTCAGCCCGGATGTCGGACGCAAGTATGTGGTGGCAGACCTCATCACAGGCTATGGTGTGGCAGAATCGGTCAGGCATTTCTATTCCATTTACGGAGGAGACCTGAAAGATAAACGGGTCATCGTGCAAGGATGGGGGAACGTGGGCTCGGCAGCAGCCTACTACCTCTCCCAAAGCGGAGCCTCCATAGTGGGTATCATCGACCGGGCCGGAGGGCTCATTCGACCCGATGGCCTCTCTTTCGAAGAAGTGAAGACCCTCTTCCTGAAAAAGGACGGAAATAAACTCAACAGCCCCGACATACTCTCCTTCCAAGAGGTCAATGAGAAGATCTGGGACATGGATGCCGAGGTATTCCTACCCTGTGCCTCTTCCAGACTTGTAAGCGAAGAACAGATGGATCGACTTACAGCAGGTGCGCTGGAGGTCGTCTCCTGCGGAGCCAATGTACCCTTTGCCGATGCGGAGATCTTCTATGGCCCTATCGCTGAAAAAGTGGACCGCTCGGTGAGTCTCATCCCTGATTTCATCTCCAATTGCGGCATGGCCCGAGTCTTTGCCTATCTCATGGGCGGAGAAGCAGAGATCGATGATGAGGAGATATTCAATGATACTTCACATACCATACGTCAAGCGCTTCAAGAGTGCCACTCGGTGCATTCTGAACGCATGCACCTCACAGAAACCGCATTCGGAATAGCACTCAATAAATTAGTCTGA
- a CDS encoding biopolymer transporter ExbD, with translation MDLRSRNKVDPSFSMSSMTDLVFLLLIFFIILSTMVSPYALPVDLPNSSNKSKEKQTVALRIDADLIYSVGNKIIQPDNLETELQGALSVYDEKSIVLHVDKAVPTGQTVEVLDIAKRNRWKIVLATKPQ, from the coding sequence ATGGATCTACGATCAAGAAATAAGGTCGACCCTTCCTTCAGCATGTCCTCCATGACGGACCTGGTCTTCCTGCTGCTCATCTTCTTTATCATACTGAGCACCATGGTGAGCCCCTATGCACTCCCGGTGGACCTCCCCAATAGCAGCAATAAATCGAAGGAGAAACAGACCGTGGCCCTCCGTATAGATGCCGATCTGATCTACTCGGTAGGAAATAAGATCATCCAGCCTGACAACCTGGAGACTGAACTTCAAGGCGCCTTGAGTGTATATGATGAAAAGAGCATCGTTCTACACGTGGATAAGGCAGTGCCTACAGGCCAAACGGTAGAGGTACTCGATATAGCCAAGCGCAACAGGTGGAAGATCGTGCTGGCGACCAAACCGCAGTGA